A genome region from Brassica oleracea var. oleracea cultivar TO1000 chromosome C2, BOL, whole genome shotgun sequence includes the following:
- the LOC106325377 gene encoding protein kinase 2B, chloroplastic-like codes for MGNCVNSPARVDNRESSFGGSSRISPKASQPSRLSNLIIPSYSNRSFTSLLSTHTPRSEGELLPSPASKAFTFNELKTATRNFKDNNLIGEGGFGYVYKGWIGKQSLSPSKPGSGMVVAVKKLKSEGFQGHKEWLNEVHYLGRLHHMNLVKLIGYCLEGEKRLLVYEYMPKGSLENHLFRRSSDPIPWNTRMKVAISAARGLAFLHEAKVIYRDFKASNILLNVEFNAKLSDFGLAKAGPTGDRTHVTTQVMGTQGYAAPEYIATGRLTAKSDVYSFGVVLLELLSGRPTVDKTKVGVEQNLVDWAIPYLVDRRKVFRIMDTKLGGRYPHKEACAAANIALRCLNTEAKLRPEMSDVLSTLQQLETSTKKGSTPTGVMSPSPHMSENHMVRDVSTLKV; via the exons ATGGGTAATTGCGTGAACTCTCCTGCACGAGTAGATAACAGAGAAAGCTCTTTTGGAG GGTCATCGAGAATTTCACCTAAAGCGAGTCAGCCATCAAGACTCTCAAACCTCATAATACCCTCTTACAGCAACAGAAGCTTCACTAGTTTATTGTCAACACATACACCAAGAAGCGAAGGAGAGCTCTTACCTTCTCCAGCATCAAAGGCCTTTACATTTAACGAGCTCAAAACCGCCACTAGAAATTTCAAAGACAACAATCTTATTGGTGAAGGTGGTTTTGGTTATGTCTATAAAGGTTGGATTGGTAAACAGTCGTTGTCACCTTCGAAACCAGGGTCCGGTATGGTTGTTGCAGTCAAGAAACTTAAATCAGAAGGGTTTCAAGGACACAAAGAGTGGTTG AATGAGGTTCATTATCTTGGGAGGCTTCACCATATGAATCTTGTGAAACTAATTGGATATTGCTTAGAGGGAGAGAAGCGGCTTTTGGTTTACGAGTACATGCCCAAAGGAAGCCTTGAGAATCATCTGTTTAGAA GAAGTTCAGATCCGATTCCGTGGAATACAAGGATGAAAGTTGCGATTAGTGCAGCGAGAGGACTTGCTTTCCTCCACGAAGCGAAAGTCATATACCGAGACTTCAAGGCCTCTAATATCCTACTTAATGTG GAGTTCAATGCAAAACTATCTGATTTTGGATTGGCAAAAGCAGGACCAACAGGAGATAGAACCCATGTGACAACTCAAGTGATGGGCACTCAAGGCTACGCAGCTCCTGAATACATAGCAACGGGCCGGTTAACTGCCAAGAGCGATGTCTATAGCTTTGGAGTTGTGTTGCTAGAACTACTCTCGGGACGTCCCACGGTAGATAAAACGAAAGTAGGAGTGGAGCAGAATCTGGTGGATTGGGCGATTCCTTATTTGGTAGACAGAAGAAAAGTGTTTAGAATAATGGACACGAAGCTTGGAGGACGGTACCCTCACAAAGAGGCTTGCGCAGCAGCCAACATCGCATTGCGGTGTCTCAACACAGAAGCTAAGTTGAGACCGGAGATGTCTGATGTCTTGTCTACTTTACAACAACTTGAGACTTCGACAAAGAAGGGATCTACTCCAACCGGAGTCATGTCTCCTTCACCGCATATGTCGGAGAATCACATGGTTCGAGACGTCTCTACGCTTAAGGTTTGA